Proteins encoded in a region of the Streptomyces violaceoruber genome:
- the coaE gene encoding dephospho-CoA kinase, with product MLRVGLTGGIGAGKSEVSRLLVEHGAVLIDADRIAREVVAPGTPGLAAVVAAFGEDVLAEDGSLDRPKLGSIVFADPEKLAVLNGIVHPLVRERSTALEEAAAEDAVVVHDVPLLTENGLAPLYDLVVVVDAAPATQLDRLMRLRGMTEQDARARMAAQATREQRREIADVVVDNDVPLEELRRRVEEVWDELVRGAHTE from the coding sequence ATGCTGAGGGTTGGCCTGACCGGCGGGATCGGCGCCGGCAAGAGCGAGGTGTCACGGCTCCTCGTCGAGCACGGTGCCGTACTGATCGACGCCGACAGGATCGCGCGCGAGGTCGTCGCCCCCGGAACACCGGGGCTCGCCGCGGTCGTGGCGGCGTTCGGCGAGGACGTACTGGCCGAGGACGGCAGCCTGGACCGGCCGAAACTAGGCTCGATCGTGTTCGCCGACCCCGAGAAGCTGGCCGTCCTGAACGGCATCGTGCACCCGCTGGTCCGCGAGCGCTCCACTGCCCTCGAGGAGGCCGCCGCCGAGGACGCCGTCGTCGTCCACGACGTCCCCCTGCTCACGGAGAACGGCCTGGCGCCGCTGTACGACCTCGTGGTCGTCGTGGACGCCGCCCCCGCCACCCAGCTCGACCGGCTGATGCGGCTGCGCGGCATGACCGAGCAGGACGCACGGGCCCGCATGGCGGCCCAGGCGACGCGCGAGCAGCGCCGGGAGATCGCGGACGTGGTCGTCGACAACGACGTACCGCTGGAGGAGCTGCGGCGGCGCGTCGAGGAGGTCTGGGACGAACTGGTGCGCGGGGCGCACACGGAATAG